A single window of Helicobacter colisuis DNA harbors:
- a CDS encoding RNA degradosome polyphosphate kinase: MSIQLKESSNFINRELSWLRFNTRVLSEAQNPNNPLLERLKFIAIYGTNLDEFYMVRVAGLKRLYAARITESGADRLTPKEQLEEIRGYLKKEKKLLETCYFEIKESLNKLGLCIKTYKETNKEQQKQLQDYFMNHLYPIVVPIAVDATHPFPHLNNLSYVLALKLQSLDNPNEIKFGMTRISRMLPGFIKLGDTYVLTDSVVAEFTSELFPGFSVLSWTAFRVTRNADMEIEEEEGDDFMALMTEGLKSRRKGEIIRLEIAKTKDEELKRFITNYIPVSSEDIYECELPMNSNILWEIVGNKNFAQLTFPNYTPKILPPLDPNANIFSILDTQDVLSFQPYESFDPVVNFIQSAAKDPDVFSIRMTLYRVGKNSPIVKALIEAAENGKQVTALVELKARFDEENNLHWAKALEGAGAHVIYGVPGLKVHAKIALVIKSIGKELREYVHLSTGNYNTSSAKIYTDISYMTSKKEFTQDATKFFHNLSGFSHKSRLNTLLAAPLQIKPKIIELIENEAKKGSEGRIILKANSIVDTDVIVALYKASNAGVKIDLIVRGICCLKPKVKGVSENIRVISIVGKYLEHARIYYFKHAKPQIYFASADLMPRNLERRVELMTPVFEEALAEKLFGIIRLQSEDNTNAHELQEDGEYKKLVSNGKNINSQKILEDYTNTTYTSLKREEEEIKAKRLARRMFRES, from the coding sequence ATGTCTATTCAATTAAAAGAATCAAGCAATTTTATTAATCGTGAATTATCTTGGTTGCGGTTTAATACACGTGTTTTGAGTGAAGCGCAAAACCCAAATAATCCGCTTTTGGAGCGTTTAAAATTTATCGCAATTTATGGGACAAATTTAGATGAATTTTATATGGTGAGAGTGGCTGGATTAAAGCGACTTTATGCTGCTAGAATCACAGAAAGTGGGGCAGATAGGCTTACGCCAAAAGAGCAATTAGAGGAGATTCGAGGCTATCTCAAAAAAGAAAAAAAACTTTTAGAAACATGTTATTTTGAAATCAAAGAATCCTTAAATAAGCTTGGGCTTTGCATTAAAACTTATAAAGAAACAAACAAAGAGCAACAAAAACAATTGCAAGATTATTTTATGAATCATCTTTATCCTATTGTTGTTCCTATCGCGGTTGATGCAACACACCCTTTTCCACATTTGAATAATCTTAGTTATGTGTTAGCACTCAAACTCCAAAGCCTTGATAATCCCAATGAAATTAAATTTGGAATGACGCGCATTTCAAGAATGCTTCCTGGATTTATTAAGCTAGGAGACACTTATGTGCTAACAGATAGTGTTGTGGCTGAATTTACTAGTGAGTTATTTCCTGGATTTTCGGTGCTTAGTTGGACAGCTTTTAGAGTTACAAGAAATGCTGATATGGAAATTGAGGAAGAAGAGGGTGATGACTTCATGGCGCTAATGACAGAGGGATTGAAATCAAGGCGTAAAGGAGAAATTATTCGATTAGAAATTGCTAAAACCAAAGATGAAGAATTAAAGCGTTTTATTACTAATTATATTCCTGTTTCTAGTGAAGATATTTATGAATGTGAGTTACCGATGAATTCTAATATTCTGTGGGAAATTGTAGGAAACAAGAATTTTGCACAACTCACCTTTCCAAATTATACACCAAAGATTCTGCCTCCACTTGATCCTAATGCCAATATTTTTTCGATTTTAGATACTCAAGATGTGTTATCTTTTCAGCCTTATGAGAGTTTTGATCCTGTGGTGAATTTTATCCAAAGTGCCGCAAAAGATCCTGATGTATTTTCGATTCGCATGACACTTTATCGTGTGGGCAAAAATTCACCCATAGTTAAAGCGCTAATTGAAGCGGCTGAAAATGGCAAACAAGTAACAGCATTAGTGGAGCTAAAGGCGCGTTTTGATGAGGAAAATAATTTGCATTGGGCTAAGGCATTAGAAGGGGCAGGTGCGCATGTGATTTATGGAGTCCCTGGGCTAAAAGTGCATGCTAAGATTGCTTTAGTGATAAAAAGCATAGGTAAAGAATTGCGTGAATATGTGCATTTAAGCACAGGAAATTACAACACAAGTAGTGCAAAAATTTACACAGATATTAGTTATATGACTTCTAAAAAAGAATTTACGCAAGATGCAACGAAATTTTTTCATAATCTTTCTGGTTTTTCTCATAAATCAAGGCTTAATACGCTACTTGCAGCACCTTTACAAATTAAGCCCAAAATTATAGAACTCATTGAAAATGAAGCCAAAAAAGGAAGTGAAGGGAGAATTATCTTAAAAGCAAACTCTATTGTGGATACCGATGTGATTGTGGCGCTTTATAAGGCTTCTAATGCAGGTGTAAAGATTGATTTGATTGTGAGAGGGATTTGTTGTTTGAAGCCAAAGGTAAAAGGAGTGAGTGAAAATATCCGCGTTATCTCTATTGTGGGCAAATATTTAGAACACGCTAGAATCTATTATTTCAAACACGCAAAACCGCAAATTTATTTTGCAAGTGCAGACTTAATGCCAAGGAATTTGGAGCGGAGAGTAGAGCTGATGACGCCTGTTTTTGAAGAAGCTTTGGCAGAGAAACTCTTTGGAATCATTCGCTTACAAAGCGAAGATAACACAAATGCTCACGAATTACAAGAAGATGGAGAATATAAAAAACTAGTTTCTAATGGCAAAAACATTAATAGTCAAAAGATTTTAGAGGATTATACAAACACCACCTATACCTCCTTAAAGCGCGAAGAAGAAGAGATTAAGGCAAAGCGACTAGCAAGGCGTATGTTTAGGGAAAGCTAA
- a CDS encoding YggS family pyridoxal phosphate-dependent enzyme codes for MQDFKENLINAIEKIEKARIAVDRHRIVRLVAVSKYSTTQEIQALYECGQRAFGENKVQDLTQKSSTLELLPLEWHFIGNLQSNKINALLKLKPFMFHSLHSLDLAKQLQKKLEQEDIHLKTLLQINSAKESTKSGVMPEEAIEIYHQILEECPNIKLCGLMSIGAHSEDHRLIQKSFEITQALFEKLQSFGANTLSMGMSGDFELAIQCGSNCVRLGSTLFK; via the coding sequence ATGCAAGATTTTAAAGAAAATTTAATTAACGCTATTGAAAAAATAGAAAAAGCTAGAATTGCAGTTGATAGACATAGGATTGTGAGGCTTGTTGCGGTGAGCAAATATTCTACCACTCAGGAAATACAAGCTTTGTATGAGTGTGGACAAAGGGCTTTTGGGGAAAATAAAGTGCAAGATTTAACTCAAAAATCTAGTACTTTAGAATTACTACCGCTAGAGTGGCATTTTATTGGCAATCTCCAAAGCAATAAAATTAATGCACTTTTAAAGTTAAAACCTTTTATGTTCCATAGTTTGCATTCTTTGGATTTAGCCAAACAACTTCAAAAGAAATTAGAGCAAGAAGATATCCATTTAAAGACACTCTTGCAAATCAATAGCGCTAAAGAATCTACCAAAAGTGGTGTTATGCCCGAAGAAGCAATAGAAATTTATCATCAAATTTTAGAAGAATGTCCTAATATTAAACTTTGTGGGCTAATGAGTATTGGAGCGCATTCAGAAGACCATCGGTTAATCCAAAAAAGCTTTGAGATAACACAGGCTTTATTTGAAAAACTTCAAAGTTTTGGCGCTAATACTTTAAGTATGGGAATGAGTGGAGATTTTGAATTAGCAATTCAATGTGGAAGCAATTGCGTGAGACTTGGAAGCACTCTTTTTAAATAA
- a CDS encoding glutamate-5-semialdehyde dehydrogenase — translation MEFFETLRKAREAKIYMGQIPHSIRQEFLRECANELESQSKMILEANQKDLSKAKEFGLSASMLERLTLNQDRILAMAKSLKEIADFPDPLNKILGGFSNSKGLEIEKVSVPIGVIGIIYESRPNVTSDTAALCFKSGNVCVLRGGKEAQNSNKAIVEIFHRVLEKFKIPKEVIIFLSCEREELKELLGAREYIDLVIPRGGEGLIKFVSEHSKIPVIKQDKGVCHIFAHLSCRVEQSIAVIVNAKTSRPSVCNACETLLVDSGFAKKFLPKVAKALKQEETILKGCKESCEILAENGIECEEIPLESYHIEYNENILNLRIVQGLQGALEHIREFSSGHSEAILCEDYSVAEDFLNQVDSACVYVNASTRFSDGGEFGYGAEVGISTSKLHARGPMGVECLTSYKYKIRGNGQIR, via the coding sequence ATGGAGTTTTTTGAGACTTTAAGAAAAGCAAGAGAAGCAAAAATTTATATGGGGCAGATTCCTCACTCCATAAGGCAGGAATTTTTAAGGGAGTGTGCTAATGAGCTAGAATCACAAAGCAAAATGATTTTGGAGGCTAACCAAAAGGATTTGTCTAAGGCAAAAGAGTTTGGGCTTTCTGCATCTATGTTGGAGCGATTGACGCTAAACCAAGATCGGATTTTAGCAATGGCAAAATCTCTCAAAGAAATTGCAGATTTCCCTGATCCACTTAATAAGATTCTAGGTGGTTTTAGCAATTCAAAGGGTTTGGAGATAGAAAAAGTGAGCGTTCCAATTGGTGTGATTGGGATTATTTATGAATCGCGACCAAATGTTACAAGCGATACAGCAGCGCTTTGTTTTAAAAGTGGAAATGTGTGTGTGCTAAGGGGGGGGAAGGAAGCGCAAAATTCAAACAAAGCTATTGTTGAGATTTTTCATAGGGTTTTGGAGAAATTTAAGATTCCTAAAGAAGTGATTATTTTTCTTTCTTGTGAGAGGGAGGAATTAAAAGAGTTATTAGGTGCTAGGGAATATATAGATTTGGTGATTCCGCGTGGTGGGGAAGGATTGATAAAATTTGTAAGTGAGCATTCTAAGATTCCTGTGATTAAGCAAGATAAAGGAGTTTGTCATATTTTTGCTCATTTAAGTTGCAGGGTAGAGCAATCTATTGCTGTGATAGTTAATGCTAAAACTTCGCGCCCTAGTGTGTGCAATGCGTGTGAGACTTTACTTGTGGATTCTGGTTTTGCTAAAAAGTTTTTGCCCAAGGTAGCTAAGGCTTTGAAGCAAGAGGAGACAATCCTTAAGGGTTGCAAAGAATCTTGTGAAATCTTAGCTGAAAATGGAATAGAGTGCGAAGAGATTCCTCTAGAATCTTACCATATTGAATACAATGAAAATATTTTAAACTTAAGAATAGTGCAGGGCTTACAAGGTGCGCTGGAGCATATTAGAGAATTTAGCAGTGGGCATAGCGAGGCAATTTTGTGTGAGGATTATAGTGTAGCAGAGGATTTTTTAAATCAAGTGGATAGTGCTTGTGTGTATGTGAATGCTTCAACAAGATTTAGTGATGGAGGTGAGTTTGGCTACGGGGCGGAGGTAGGGATTTCTACTTCTAAACTCCATGCTAGAGGTCCTATGGGTGTAGAATGTCTTACAAGCTACAAATACAAAATTAGGGGCAATGGGCAAATAAGATAA